A stretch of Schistosoma mansoni, WGS project CABG00000000 data, supercontig 0013, strain Puerto Rico, whole genome shotgun sequence DNA encodes these proteins:
- a CDS encoding elongation factor 1-gamma, putative, which produces MTVSGTLYTPEGYHRSWRAQIAAQFSGCALKIVNFIPGVTDKDKKFLEKFPPATVPVFEADDGTCLFDVNAIACCLGTDQLRGGKNTHFVTQWVNYADNNILPSVATWVYPCLGITQFNKQNTEKAKACISSVLKFMNEQLSKITFLVGDRLSQADITVFTALHPLFTHVYEENDRKSYPHVVRWYTTIANQPEVLNVVGPSTFCVKAAQFDAKKYSELHKKSHETNQPKVAVKEKQKSETPVKKEKPKDSNEDEKPPKPSKSRLASLPLGKFGMDAFKRVFSNMDKEEAVSYFWDNFDPEAYSIWSCSYLFSDSLTLMFMTGNLIEGFFQRAEKMSKYAFGIMRIFGEDNNNTIKGIWVWAGTGLIFELDEDLQTDYESYSWEKLDHNAESTKALVHEYFTYKPEDGKRNQCKIFK; this is translated from the exons AAGGATAAAAAGTTCTTGGAAAAGTTCCCTCCTGCAACTGTCCCGGTTTTTGAAGCTGATGATGGTACATGCCTTTTCGATGTGAATGCCATAGCCTGTTGTTTGGGAACCGATCAGCTGAGAG GCGGTAAAAATACACACTTCGTCACACAGTGGGTCAATTATGCAGATAACAACATCCTGCCGTCTGTCGCTACCTGGGTTTATCCTTGTCTTGGTATTACCCAGTTTAATAAACAAAACACAGAGAAAGCCAAGGCTTGTATTTCATCTGTGCTTAAGTTTATGAATGAGCAACTTAGTAAGAT AACTTTCCTTGTTGGTGATCGGTTGTCTCAAGCTGATATTACCGTCTTTACAGCTTTGCATCCATTGTTTACTCATGTTTATGAAGAAAATGATCGAAAATCTTATCCTCATGTCGTACGCTGGTATACAACCATTGCCAACCAACCAGAGGTTTTGAATGTCGTTGGACCGTCTACGTTTTGTGTTAAGGCGGCTCAGTTTGATGCCAAAAAGTACTCTGAGCTGCATAAAAAG tccCATGAAACCAATCAGCCAAAAGTAGCGGTGAAAGAAAAACAGAAATCTGAAACTCCTGTTAAGAAGGAAAAGCCCAAAGATTCCAACGAAGATGAAAAACCCCCAAAACCAAGCAAAAGTCGGCTTGCAAGTCTCCCTCTTGGAAAATTTGGTATGGATGCATTCAAAAGAGTGTTCAGCAATATGGATAAAGAAGAGGCAGTCTCATATTTCTGGGACAATTTTGACCCAGAAGCTTATTCTATCTGGAGCTGCAGTTACTTATTTTCTGACTCGCTAACTTTAATGTTCATGACGGGTAACTTGATTGAGGGCTTTTTCCAACGAGCAGAGAA GATGTCAAAGTATGCGTTCGGTATCATGCGCATATTTGGcgaggataataataatacaattaagGGTATCTGGGTTTGGGCAGGAACTGGTTTGATTTTCGAGTTGGACGAAGATTTGCAGACAGATTACGAGTCTTACAGTTGGGAGAAATTGGATCATAATGCAGAAAGTACCAAAGCTCTTGTACATGAATATTTTACGTATAAACCTGAAGACGGCAAACGCAATCAATGCAAAATATTTAAATGA